From a single Brettanomyces bruxellensis chromosome 7, complete sequence genomic region:
- a CDS encoding uncharacterized protein (CAZy:GT2_Chitin_synth_1) has translation MSQPIKSPFDVDEYDSDNSHDATDNYEMSGWSHTNRRRPPPATSISPMSQNRSKAHSTIRQDALLSPPGATRRAPGTSRPFSGSNVVNSSYEYDLGEYFNGGSDNEEEEKGTYDSKSFLDENYLGSNRSKSASMSQISAQSSALPLQQGGRESFPFQQFVRDADEPEIFGQEGFVAEEKRQLGQRQGGAAVQPAYGSDPGFEPRGAPGGAPGGAPGVPSAQGSYLGSAVAYAQTGNNAALPNVAGAEQVKLLNGAYYSFDYPVPGPLLGKIPFPGARDLAEFKYVRYHAVTADPKDYKPENAEACRYIENFPLRSKWYAVPRETELMIVCTMYNEDEVLLARTLKGVFKNIKKMYRGEEPFGKDCWKKIVVVVVADGRNKLNERAKALLTLLGCYQEGVIQEKVNGKDVKAHLFEYTTSFGIGKFEYGSSRSADGKTQAQSTQKSTGSSYFSSSCPKIPLVTEQTIPVQLMFLLKEHNAQKINSHRWAFNFLCPNLRPKIVCLVDVGTEPGPESIFKLWEAFKDPKVAGACGEIRAMLGKHASANDETSFFGKGWRWVWTKCCDTAACIANPLVAAQNFEYKMSNILDKPTESFFGFVSVLPGAFSAYRYSALQGDPLQAYFHGEDMKTNTDKPAGVLESNMYLAEDRILCYQLVSKPASSCLLRYVHDSYAVTDVPGSISEFMGQRRRWLNGSFFAALYSLIHFYRIFHSGHTFGRKLLLIIETVYQFLSIVLSWFSLATYFLIFRILTLQVLGTSIGWKAGNVLAVAFLWIYIVASGLTFIISFGNKPKESRHLYQLVFFLYSLIAIYMMFCVVVLTISSILGIESDIKNSADPTNPLTYLKNATFRDLTVSLASTYALYLLSSLLFFDMFHLFACILQYLLLNPAYINVLTIYAFCNIDDISWGTKGANKPEGGSSEPKKVANVAKQKTGGSAAADEHVLLLSEALKDPDEMYREAQSELESSDDGGHHQSDSSIKISRKNYAKGRTYTVLLWLLSNFVLLVVVLRTGGLDDFISIQKEGYQSNNSGTTTTVSSRLLKRQYDQESATIFMTVILWIVAGMALYRFISCICYRIDFFARRRRYHRSQVYY, from the coding sequence ATGTCACAGCCAATAAAAAGCCCGTTTGATGTCGATGAGTACGATTCGGATAATTCTCATGATGCAACCGATAACTATGAAATGAGTGGGTGGTCCCATACTAACAGAAGAAGACCTCCTCCTGCAACTTCAATATCGCCCATGTCCCAAAATAGGAGTAAGGCACACTCGACTATCAGGCAAGATGCCCTTTTAAGTCCTCCTGGTGCAACAAGAAGAGCTCCGGGCACATCCCGGCCTTTTAGCGGGAGTAATGTCGTGAATTCAAGTTACGAGTATGATCTCGGAGAATATTTCAACGGGGGAAGCGATaatgaggaagaggaaaaggGGACTTACGACTCGAAAAGTTTCTTGGATGAAAATTATTTGGGCAGCAATCGGTCGAAAAGCGCGTCGATGAGCCAGATATCGGCGCAGTCGTCGGCGCTGCCCCTCCAGCAGGGCGGTCGGGAGTCTTTCCCCTTTCAGCAGTTTGTGCGAGATGCGGACGAGCCTGAGATATTCGGCCAGGAGGGATTTGTGGCTGAGGAGAAGCGCCAGCTGGGGCAGCGCCAAGGCGGTGCGGCCGTGCAGCCGGCATATGGGTCGGACCCCGGTTTCGAACCCAGGGGTGCACCGGGTGGTGCGCCCGGGGGTGCGCCTGGTGTGCCAAGCGCGCAGGGCAGTTATTTGGGCAGTGCGGTGGCGTATGCCCAAACAGGAAATAACGCCGCCCTGCCCAACGTGGCCGGTGCAGAGCAGGTGAAGCTTCTAAACGGTGCCTACTACAGTTTTGACTACCCGGTACCCGGCCCGCTACTCGGGAAGATCCCGTTCCCCGGAGCACGTGACTTGGCAGAGTTCAAATATGTTAGATACCATGCAGTGACTGCAGATCCGAAGGATTACAAGCCGGAGAACGCCGAGGCCTGCAGGTATATTGAGAATTTCCCGCTCAGAAGCAAGTGGTATGCGGTTCCCAGGGAGACAGAGCTCATGATTGTGTGCACGATGTACAATGAGGACGAGGTGCTCTTGGCCCGGACCTTGAAAGGTGTGTTTAAGAATATCAAGAAGATGTACAGGGGGGAGGAACCGTTTGGCAAGGACTGCTGGAAGAAAATCGTGGTTGTTGTGGTTGCAGACGGCCGTAACAAGCTCAACGAGCGGGCCAAGGCGCTCCTCACGTTGCTTGGGTGCTACCAGGAGGGAGTTATCCAGGAGAAGGTGAACGGGAAAGATGTCAAAGCGCATTTGTTCGAGTATACGACGAGTTTTGGCATTGGCAAGTTCGAATATGGCAGTAGCAGGTCTGCTGATGGCAAAACACAGGCGCAGAGCACACAGAAGAGCACTGGAAGTTCGTATTTCAGCTCGTCGTGCCCAAAAATCCCGCTTGTTACCGAGCAGACGATCCCAGTGCAGCTGATGTTTCTCCTAAAAGAGCACAATGCACAGAAAATCAACTCCCACCGCTGGgccttcaacttcttgtGCCCGAACTTGCGCCCCAAGATCGTCTGCCTCGTGGATGTGGGCACGGAGCCCGGGCCAGAGTCCATATTCAAGCTTTGGGAGGCCTTTAAGGACCCCAAAGTGGCCGGTGCATGCGGCGAAATCCGGGCCATGCTTGGGAAACACGCCAGTGCGAACGATGAAACGTCTTTTTTCGGCAAGGGCTGGCGTTGGGTGTGGACAAAGTGCTGCGATACGGCAGCGTGCATCGCCAATCCGCTAGTTGCGGCGCAGAATTTCGAATATAAGATGTCGAACATCCTCGACAAGCCCACAGAGTCGTTTTTCGGGTTTGTTTCCGTCTTGCCGGGTGCTTTCAGCGCGTACCGGTACTCGGCCTTGCAGGGAGACCCTCTCCAGGCGTACTTCCACGGTGAGGACATGAAAACAAACACGGACAAGCCCGCAGGCGTGCTTGAATCCAACATGTACCTTGCGGAAGATCGTATTTTGTGCTACCAGTTGGTTTCGAAACCCGCAAGCTCCTGCCTCTTGCGGTATGTCCACGACTCGTACGCGGTTACGGATGTTCCCGGCTCAATCAGCGAGTTCATGGGCCAGAGAAGGCGCTGGTTGAACGGCTCGTTTTTCGCTGCTTTGTACTCGTTGATCCACTTTTACAGGATCTTCCACTCGGGCCACACGTTCGGCCGCaagcttcttctcatcattGAGACCGTCTACCAGTTTCTCAGCATCGTTCTCTCGTGGTTCTCCTTGGCTACGtacttcctcatcttcaggaTATTGACACTCCAGGTGCTCGGCACGTCGATCGGCTGGAAGGCCGGAAATGTGCTTGCCGTCGCGTTTCTCTGGATTTACATCGTTGCCTCGGGCTTGACCTTCATCATCTCGTTTGGCAACAAGCCAAAGGAAAGCCGCCACCTCTACCAGCTTGTATTTTTCCTCTACTCGCTCATTGCCATCTACATGATGTTTTGCGTGGTTGTTTTGACTATCAGTTCGATCCTCGGCATCGAAAGCGACATCAAGAACTCCGCCGACCCGACCAACCCGCTCACATACTTGAAAAATGCCACTTTCAGGGACCTCACCGTCTCGTTGGCCTCAACTTACGCACTCTACCTTCTCTCCTCGCTCCTATTCTTTGACATGTTCCATCTCTTTGCCTGCATCCTCCAGTACCTACTTCTCAACCCGGCCTACATCAACGTCTTGACCATATACGCCTTCTGCAACATCGACGACATCTCCTGGGGTACCAAGGGTGCCAACAAGCCCGAAGGTGGGTCTTCCGAGCCCAAGAAGGTGGCCAATGTCGCGAAGCAGAAGACTGGAGGCTCTGCAGCGGCCGATGAGCATGTTCTCCTTCTTTCGGAGGCACTCAAGGACCCAGATGAGATGTATCGGGAGGCACAAAGCGAGCTGGAGTCCTCAGATGATGGCGGCCACCACCAATCCGATTCCAGCATCAAGATTTCCAGGAAGAACTACGCCAAAGGCCGCACTTACACGGTTCTTCTCTGGCTTCTGTCCAACTTCGTGCTCCTAGTTGTTGTGCTCCGAACTGGCGGCTTGGATGACTTCATCAGCATCCAAAAGGAGGGCTATCAGTCAAACAACTCGGGCACCACCACTACTGTTTCCTCACGATTGCTTAAACGGCAGTACGATCAGGAGAGTGCAACCATCTTCATGACTGTCATTTTGTGGATTGTTGCTGGAATGGCCTTGTACAGATTCATCAGTTGCATCTGTTACCGCATCGACTTTTTTGCCAGGAGACGCCGGTACCACCGAAGCCAGGTGTATTATTGA